The genomic region CACCGCCGTCGCGAATGGCTGCTTCCGCAGCACGAACGGAAGTGCCAACCCTGGCAATCCGCCGATGACAAACCCCAGGACGGCAGCCAGCAGCGTATAGGCGGCATTCGCACCCAGGACGCCGTTGAGCGACCAGCGATACAGCTGCTGCGCAACGAGAAGCGGCGAACTTATCGCCTCTGGCCTGGTCCAGACGCTTGCTGCTTGCCAAGCAAGCAGCAGCATGGCTCCGAATGCGATTCTGTCGAAGGTTGCTCTATTCATGGGTTCTATTCCGCCGCCCTCTACGGGGTGAACGCTGTTAGATAAAGTTCTGCCTCGGGGGGCAGTTTGGCGTCCGGAGGAATGATTCCGCTGATCCGATCGAAGGCGATGACGTTGTCCAGCATCGCGCTCGTCAGCTGCATGTCCGGCTGAGCGAACGGGGCAAACACTTCGTAGGATGCCTTCAGGATATCGGGCTCCATCTTGTCGAACGATTTGCCGAGCGCCTCCAGGCTCGCGGATCGGTCCGTTTTCATCAACGCGATTGCGTCCTTCAGAGCCGCCACGAACCCCTGACAGCGCACCGTTTCGGCATCGCAGTAGCCCGGCCGAACCAGAACGACGTTATATGGAAAGGGCTTCAACTCGGGGAGAGATACCTCGGGCCCCGACAGCCATCGAACACCGCCTTCTTTGACGGCCAGAAGAGAGAACGGAGGCGAGAACACCATAGCATCGATCGTGCCTGCCTTGAGCGCTGCGACCATCGCGGGGGGCTGTAGCGCGGTGATCGTGAAATCGGTCTCCGGGTTCATTCCCGCCTTGATCGCGACAAACCGCAGGAAACTGTGAGGCAGACCGTTGATGGCATCGACCCCGATGGTGAGTCCCTTCAACGCACGGATTTTCGCCATTGCGTCGGCGTTGGGGGCCATTTCCAGCTTTTTGGCTACGGTGTCGCGGATAACGATATCCGTCGTGAAGCGATCTTGCGTATTGGCTATCGCCACTAACTTCTGATTGCGGACCGCGGCCGCAATTTGGATACCTCCCGAGATCAACGAGAAGTCTGCGCTCTTGCCGAGCATCGCGTTGATCACGCCGGGTCCGGCGACATAGATGACCTTGGGCTCGATGCCATGCTGGCGAAAGAAGCCGCGCTCCTGCGCGATGTAGAGCGGCGCGAATAGGAGGGACTGAGCCGGCAAGGCAATTGTCGTCGGGACCAGCGATTGTGCGACCGCCTGCGAAGATCCGTGCAGGGCGCTCACAGCGATCATCGCAAGACTGAATGCTCGTCCTGCGCAAAACATTCCTGTGTTCATTGAGTCCCTCCCTGGCATTTTTGTTTTGTTTGATAGGTCTGCATTGTTCTCAAGCGGCGGATGGCTCCTCGTCGCTTCTGACGTCCGGCCCGGCCAAGGCCGTCCTAAGAGCCCGATCGATGAATTTCGCTGGATCGGGCACTGCGTGAGAGCTGCGCGCGGCGACGTAGCCGTCGGGTCTGATCAGGACCATCCCGCGCGGACCGATGCCGTAGGATTGAACAAAGGAGCTGTCTTGAGCGATGCAGTCGCCGCCCGTGCCGATGCTGCAGCAGCGCCCTGGAACACGAAGCTCCGCGGAAACCTCGGCAAAGGCGCGCTGCCAATCGCCCCCGTCGGGGGTCGTCAGCAACAGAAAGGAGCCGGCACCGGTAAGATCGATCGTCGACAATTTGCCATTTGGCCCTTGCAGCCAGAGATGGGGTGCGCGGTGGCCGGGACGGGCAACCGGTTCGTAATGTTCGATGCGGAAGGGTGGGGCCGACGTCCCGTCAGGCGATATCCATCGGGACGAATAGGCGTGACCGAATGTCTGGCCTATGTAGTCAAAGTGCTCGCGAAGGCTCGGGATCACTTCCCGGATATGACGCTCTGCTGCCGCCGAATCCGGGCCCTCGAGCATCTTGGCGATCGGGCTGTCGTGCGTTGCCATCCCGGAAAGACCACTCTCCGCCATCTTCATTGCGTTGTGAACGCTCTGCTCGATATTGGTCTGAGCGACAGGACGGCGCTCCTCGTTATAGCTTTCGAGAAGCGAGGCCGGAGCGTTGCCGCGCAACACGTAGGCCAATTTCCACGCCAAATTGTGCACGTCACCAATGCCGGTGTTCATTCCTTGCCCGCCCGTCGGCGGCAGCGGATGGGCGGCGTCCCCCGCGATGAACACGCGACCTTGGCTGAACTGGTCCGCAAGACGAGCCTGCATCCTCCACGGCAGGATGCTATGAATCTCGAGCGGGACGTCGTCCGAGCCGATGGCTGCGCGCACGATCGCTTCGCAGCGCTCGGTCGTGAACGACTCGACGCTTTCCTGGTCCGGATCGAAGGCGAAATTGTACGTCCAACGTCGCCGGCCATCGAGGGCAATGAGCACTCCGCATGTCGCGGCGTTGTAGATCCACCACAGTAAATAAGGCCGCTTTTCGACGAACTCCCATAGGTCGGCCTCGAAGTAGATGCCGATCTGTCGGCCGATTCGTCCTCGTCCCGTCATCTCGACGCCGAGGCGCTCTCTCACAAAGCTGCGCGCGCCGTCCGCGGCAATCACGTAGCGTGCGTCGATCAAGAGGTCGCCGGCCCCCTGGCGACATTCGAGCCGCACACCATCAGGCCGGGACGCGAGTTCTTCGAGCTCGGTGGAGAACAGCACTTTGACGGGCGCGAAGCTTCGCGCAACATCAGTCAAGATCGGCTCAAGCACGTCCTGAGGGCATGAGGTCTTGCGGCTTGGACTGGCGGCTTGATGTGCCCGGTCGCGGTCGGGAATGCCCCGTGTCGCCAATACCGCGATATCCGGCCCTGTCAGCCGGGACAGGAAGGAGACTCCCGCATTGCGCTCCGGAGGCAATCCGGCTTTTGCTACTGGCTCTTCGCAACCAATCGATCGGAAGATTTCCATCGTACGCGCGTTGACCACATGCCCACGCGGATGAACCGATGTCGACGCATTCCGCTCGACGAGAATCGTGTTCACGCCCAACGAACCCAGCAAGGCGGCAGCCGTCAGACCCACCGGTCCGCCACCGACAATTGCCACTTCGGTCTCCATGAGACCTCCTCCCGATCGCCCGTGAATTATTTTTCGCGACCGAGAACCAAGCGTAACTTTGACTGTCAGTCAATAAAATTTTGACTGACAGTCAATGATGCGGCGCGAGACGTCCGACCAACCCTCTATCAAACCGATGGAATATTCTTTTCTCCAAGAAGCTCGGCGTTGGCGACCGCAAGCGGGAAAAGCCGAAACGCCATCTCGACGATGGCCGCCTTGTTCTTTATTTGCCCCTGAACCCAGGCCAGAACAAGTTCATCGAAATAACCAAGCCAGGCTCGCGTCGCGACAGCAAGTTCAAGCGAGGGCGCAGTCACGCCATAAAAGCTCAGGACCAACCGAATTCCGTGGCTGCGCGAACGTTCCCAAATGTCTTGGATTGCCGCAGTCCCACCACCGCGCGAATGGAAGACGTAATCGACGCGGCGTCGATAGACCTCCTCCATATGCGCGACCAAGAAGCTGCGGAGCTTTTCGGGAGCCGACCCCGCGAGTGTCGCCTGTAGATGAATCCGATCCAGGCGGTCGGCGGCAGCTTGTGAAATTTCCTCGTAGAGTTTGGCCTTCGAGCCGAAGTAGTGGAACGTGAGTCCGTGCGCCACCCCCGCTTCGCGGGCAATATCTTCCGCTGAGATCTCGTCGAACGGGCGTAGGGTAAACAACCTGGTTGCAACTTCAAGGATTCGGTCGCGAGCCGGAGTCTCGGCGCGTTTTTCTTTCGTGCAGTGACCACCGGTTCGACTCAGCCATTGAACTGTGACGGCATGACGTAACCATTTAGATTGACGGCGAGTCAACCGATGCGCGCCGTGTCACGCCGGCTGATGGGCTGGCCGCCGACGTATTTTGCGGCGCCGCGATGCACACGCCGGTCGAGGTCACGCTGCAAGCGCTGGCTGCCTATCCAGCACGCGGGATGAATGACGCATGAACGTGGGCGCCGCGAGTAGTTCCTCAAGTCGGTCTCTGATCTCCACCTCGAGCTTTTCGCTGTTGGGCGGCGCGTGCACGATCGCGGCGGAGATCAGCAGTCGCACACTCTCGCCCAACTCGTCGCCGTCCCTAACTGGCGTCGCACGCGTCCGCCAGTTGTGCCTCTTTCCAGGCCCGAACCCTTCCTATCCGACCACGCCACGCACTCTACAGCGGGCTTTCCGTGAGCGGTTGGATAACAGCAGATCCCAGTCTAGAGAGCGCGCCGAAAAGACTGAGATCAAAGGATCTCCAGTTTCCGGACGGCCGTAAGCAGATCCCACTTGCTTTGATCGGGAGAGCGGCCAGTTGTGTCCACGGCGGCTTCTGCTTTCGAGTAGAGCTCCGCTCTGCTGGTCAGAATGGAGTTGAGCTCTTCCATCGCTTTGGGATTCCCGCTCATGGGACGAAGATCACCCTGGTTACGCACCCGTTCCATGTGATCTTCTGGCCGCGCCTTGATCCAGATTGTGTGGAAGTAACGCAATAGATAGCTGAACGTCTCGGGCTCGGCGACAATTCCCCCAGCGACCGCAAGCACCGTTTGATTGGACGTCGCGACGATGCGCTCGAGCGCGTCGCGCTCCAGCCGTCGGTAGCCCTCCTGACCATACAAAGCCATGACTTCCGCGACAGGCATCCCGCTGATTTCCTCGATCTCCTGGTCGAGCTCGAGGAAGGGAAGCGAGAGCTCGTTGCTCAGCATCCTACCGAGGGTTGATTTTCCGGCGCCGCGTAGCCCAATGAGGCAGATCCGCTTCTCGCGCAATCGGGCCGGATCGCCGGGATCCAAGATCTTCATCACCCGGCGGCGCTGCTCTTGCGTGGCCCTCCGGAAAAGCTCCGCGGACCGGACGGTTTCCGATTTCCAAGGGTCTTCGGCTCCAACCAGCCACTCGATTCGATGATCGAGAGCTTCGGACACGCGCCACAACAGCGCAATCGAGATGTTTCCAGTTCCGCCCTCGAGATGCGCGAGGTGTCTTAATGAGACCTGGGATAGCTCCGACAACGCACGACGCGAGATGCCTCGCCGCTCACGCGCCTCGCGCACGCGCTCCCCAACCAGGGCGACGAACGCTTTCGCGTTGGTTTCCAGCCGAGCCTTTCTCTCGCTGACACTCTTGTTGGTTCGGGACTTTTGTGCCGTTTTCATGCGCGCGGGCGGAGGAGGAGCCTTGGAGGAAACCTCCAACATACAGCAAAGATCGCTTTTCAAGCAGCGCGCCGCAACCTTTTCCCCGCCAAAGGTCGGGCAGTCGGACCGCTGGTCAGGTCGAGTTCAAGGCCCGATTTCGCGACTGCCAGGGACAACCCGAGAGGCAGTAGCATCGGATGATTCGCAACAGCCGTGTCGCGCAGTCCGTCACCGTTGCGTCCGATGTATCGAGCGTCACGCGCGCGCGTGCGTAAAACTCTTCCCGGCTCTGCAGGATTGTGATCAGTTCGTCCATCGCGGCCTTGTCTGCGGCCATGGGGCGAAAGTCGCCCTGTGCGCGCACCCGGCCCATATGTTCGGCCGGAGTCGCCTTGACCCACACCGTGAAGAAGCCCGCAAGCAGGCGCTCGAAGGTGACGGGATCGGCCACGATGCCGCCGCCGGCAGCCAGGATCACAGGACCTGGTTCAGCCATGACTCGTTCCAGCGCGGCCTGCTCATAGCGACGGTAGGCGTCCTGGCCGTAGAGCGAAAACACCTCGGCAACGGAGAAGCCGGCCTCGGCCTCGATCTCGCGATTGAGTTCGACGAATCGCCAGCCGAGCTGCTCGGCGACCATCCGTCCCAGGGTCGACTTGCCTGCGCCGCGCAGCCCAATGAGCGCGACCCTGTCAACGTGAACCGCCTGGAGTGCAGCGGTTGCGTCCTGTTCGCCGGACAGCAGGGCCTTGATGCCATCGATCA from Bradyrhizobium sp. CB1015 harbors:
- a CDS encoding ABC transporter substrate-binding protein, with the translated sequence MNTGMFCAGRAFSLAMIAVSALHGSSQAVAQSLVPTTIALPAQSLLFAPLYIAQERGFFRQHGIEPKVIYVAGPGVINAMLGKSADFSLISGGIQIAAAVRNQKLVAIANTQDRFTTDIVIRDTVAKKLEMAPNADAMAKIRALKGLTIGVDAINGLPHSFLRFVAIKAGMNPETDFTITALQPPAMVAALKAGTIDAMVFSPPFSLLAVKEGGVRWLSGPEVSLPELKPFPYNVVLVRPGYCDAETVRCQGFVAALKDAIALMKTDRSASLEALGKSFDKMEPDILKASYEVFAPFAQPDMQLTSAMLDNVIAFDRISGIIPPDAKLPPEAELYLTAFTP
- a CDS encoding FAD-dependent monooxygenase, encoding METEVAIVGGGPVGLTAAALLGSLGVNTILVERNASTSVHPRGHVVNARTMEIFRSIGCEEPVAKAGLPPERNAGVSFLSRLTGPDIAVLATRGIPDRDRAHQAASPSRKTSCPQDVLEPILTDVARSFAPVKVLFSTELEELASRPDGVRLECRQGAGDLLIDARYVIAADGARSFVRERLGVEMTGRGRIGRQIGIYFEADLWEFVEKRPYLLWWIYNAATCGVLIALDGRRRWTYNFAFDPDQESVESFTTERCEAIVRAAIGSDDVPLEIHSILPWRMQARLADQFSQGRVFIAGDAAHPLPPTGGQGMNTGIGDVHNLAWKLAYVLRGNAPASLLESYNEERRPVAQTNIEQSVHNAMKMAESGLSGMATHDSPIAKMLEGPDSAAAERHIREVIPSLREHFDYIGQTFGHAYSSRWISPDGTSAPPFRIEHYEPVARPGHRAPHLWLQGPNGKLSTIDLTGAGSFLLLTTPDGGDWQRAFAEVSAELRVPGRCCSIGTGGDCIAQDSSFVQSYGIGPRGMVLIRPDGYVAARSSHAVPDPAKFIDRALRTALAGPDVRSDEEPSAA
- a CDS encoding TetR/AcrR family transcriptional regulator; translation: MTRRQSKWLRHAVTVQWLSRTGGHCTKEKRAETPARDRILEVATRLFTLRPFDEISAEDIAREAGVAHGLTFHYFGSKAKLYEEISQAAADRLDRIHLQATLAGSAPEKLRSFLVAHMEEVYRRRVDYVFHSRGGGTAAIQDIWERSRSHGIRLVLSFYGVTAPSLELAVATRAWLGYFDELVLAWVQGQIKNKAAIVEMAFRLFPLAVANAELLGEKNIPSV
- a CDS encoding helix-turn-helix transcriptional regulator; translation: MLEVSSKAPPPPARMKTAQKSRTNKSVSERKARLETNAKAFVALVGERVREARERRGISRRALSELSQVSLRHLAHLEGGTGNISIALLWRVSEALDHRIEWLVGAEDPWKSETVRSAELFRRATQEQRRRVMKILDPGDPARLREKRICLIGLRGAGKSTLGRMLSNELSLPFLELDQEIEEISGMPVAEVMALYGQEGYRRLERDALERIVATSNQTVLAVAGGIVAEPETFSYLLRYFHTIWIKARPEDHMERVRNQGDLRPMSGNPKAMEELNSILTSRAELYSKAEAAVDTTGRSPDQSKWDLLTAVRKLEIL
- a CDS encoding helix-turn-helix transcriptional regulator, with product MAELISRSNRQIHSTEGSAALPNDDRALDGYLAALGRRVRSVRAIRGMSRKVLAREAGVSERYVAQLEAGLGNISIMLLRRIADAAGLPVEDLVADPDHQPKDWILLRELIRKAEPRVIDGIKALLSGEQDATAALQAVHVDRVALIGLRGAGKSTLGRMVAEQLGWRFVELNREIEAEAGFSVAEVFSLYGQDAYRRYEQAALERVMAEPGPVILAAGGGIVADPVTFERLLAGFFTVWVKATPAEHMGRVRAQGDFRPMAADKAAMDELITILQSREEFYARARVTLDTSDATVTDCATRLLRIIRCYCLSGCPWQSRNRALNST